The nucleotide window tgaaaaaggttttgttagcggggaaatactgagtgaatcattctatttactgaaaacgacacatttgttataatttacagtatcaagagtttttacatatgtttattatcaaccaactttcaagaataggtatttgtcacagaccagctctgtgactgtggtcatatcaccattggctgtcccaatgagtgacgtatatcacttatttttaggctcgcccacctaatgtgaatgaaacaataataatactgtgcacaataccccgcataccggctgtaatttggtgattacataaacttaatcactataattataactctgaaaaatgatttggagtattgtaaaacatttgataaaaagagaatgactcacattgtagatttagtatggatagaatatgattttagccctgttaacctaatttcaacaataatgcacacaaaacagggctagtgatcaatacagcagttacgataactcacaagatcaaattctcacaatgaacgacaaagtgcgatacttaaactcattcatcgaattaacgacgaacgacaaagtataaccctaatgtgggcggcacttaaacattctttggatatattgatctcggaaaatgaatcgtaatagcgatcgagtaattaccctgttttgcggcagcaattcgagtgtagtgtgtgtttaattgtagtatttGTGTGATAAATCGTCGTAAAGAAAGCATTTGGCCGACGTTTCAACTTccagattcaagtcccaaggccctctatttatactgaaaatttgcatctcccgcgtgtcgcggaagaattcggggaacctcccgcgtatcgcctgggatgccaatttagggtagggtaggtttcgtgtccagtagcttaggtgagttgacagttttgtttaattcaattcagacaacgaatttagaggataatatcgattagggtttaaccccccttgggttttaggggccctgatcctgattccgattgatTCGAAAATTTTaaggttagtgcagaattacttgggtttctcatttagggttttcttaatagctaattaccaccctaagcattaattttagtgagagttgttacaccagaccctgtcatgacatcatggcgttttgataatgaaacagacatggtgacggtTACATACGACAGCGAAGAGCAGGAGGTCTACTGGCTagagaacatcatgacaaagcagcgtCTGGGTTTCATGGAAGATTTGCATAACACCACTTGTACCAACacagaaatagactcaaaattggagttaatgcaagacatgttcaggtggaggcttcagaatcttcaagaacaagaagctgatgaaggtgaatgtgatgatatggatgaagatccagatgaagactctgaggaggaagaagatgatgcaagtgatggatacttttcggataaagtaccttctgacgaaaataacaaaaaatatttttcctgcttaaaattttatttacttcgttattgtattttgtcatcttggtctgcatAATGTCATttaaaaaaacaccaaacttagaagatgggacgtctataacctataaaactgataaaagctgatcaacatattaaatacaaaaacagtaactgaaaaaacacttactttattactatcatttattacaataaaaagtccCGCCTAATCTACGcaccaaaaaactcctataagagaggggtctatacacaatgaaattaatcacacccagaaaacacaaaacgccatatcctctagaaaccactccctttaaaacgccacagatggcaaagctttcactgaaatggATCCTTTTTCTGAGGGAgttaactcaataatattttgataaatgagatggacaaatattcaagaaaaagagactgatgacagtgatatgccatcatgtgagctttgttcttgatgattatatGCATGGAATAAAGGGATCAACACAAGTGCAAAAtactattttggactccattattacaaatagtatcaagcaagagttgatctttaatgacatgccactaatcaagaatatcacactaaaaaacaggatgccactaagcagcttcttctgaaaaagacgaggtttatgaaggaaagttggcatctagctaaattattcaaaaaaggttcaaatcgccaaaaacaaattcaagaaggaagAGACTGATGACATTGAAGATTCGAAAGAAaaaaattagattaccattttttattatttttgttttcattttatattgttttgatatcaaCTTATATGTTGTtgtgttatctaattctctataaataatagattattatataaaacgccaaaaactacaaacaccaaaatgcTAGTAGAATGAAATCTGGGAGAACAGCTGCTAACAAAGCACCTTGTAAAgggtattaaacgccaaaaaaattggtcttattttaatcttatgcaaatattaatgactcgtagtgaattattatacaaaacgccacaaacgccaaaaaaaattaaCCAGAAAACGATATAAagccaaaaaattatatatgtgacacaaaaacaattaattcaacgccaaaaaatttaataaatacaattaacgccaaaaaaaatttagacgccagaaaatattataccgcgttgtgaaaataaaagaagaatgaaaagacaaaaaagcccctctgcCCTTCTCTATGCCGCGGGACAAGtattgggccaggatgcgttctcaccgttttcacacttctGAGCGTTTTCTCCCgaacccgtttctatatatatatatatatatatatatatatatatatatatagggtaaggttattgtaaaaaagaccaaaaatgggagaaaggtaagaaaaaatctcagccattagatttAAATTAACTGAAaggggtaaacaagtaattttatcattaattcaattaattaaaaactttccataaccgccaccttaattataggaagtatataactccattcagcaagtatataacaccattcagtaagtatataacaccattcagcaagtatataacaccattcagcaagtatataacaccattcagcattcagcaagtatataacaccattcagcaagtatataacaccattcagtaagtatataacaccattcagcaagtatatagcaccattcagtaagtatataacaccattcagtaagtatataaaccattcagcaagtatataacaccattcagcaagtatataacaccattcattgactaaacatctgatcgaaacatatttttttctctatataagtatagcaatatggtactcatattaaagataaaaaaacgttcgttattatggtgtaattttttttaaagttacgtataaaaagttattgacgtttaaaaaagacggaggaaagttacatgtgcattacctaCATTATAGTGGAtttaaaagactatattgcccctagatattccaaatcagtccaaattaatgaaattattttacaatttggcccctattgatctcaaccattagatcaaaagatctaacggcagagattctttcttacccttctcacactttaggccttttttacaaGATCCTCTACCtagatatatatacatatatgtatatatatatatatacatatatatatatacatatatatatacatatatatatgatatatatatatatatatatatatatatatatatatatatatatatatatatatatatatatacaggggagggttcattggggaacactaaaaaagtggggaacagcggggaaccgactcaaacgaactccgattggactcattccagcggcgttggaaccggcttgtcgaaccctaactaagatctcttaaccctaaaccctaaatcctaactcctaaactctaaaccctaaatctaaaAATAAGGTTAAAACCTAagctatatatatacatatatatatatacatatgtatatatatgtatatacatatgtatatatgtatatacatatgtatatatatatacatatatacatatgtatatacatatatatatatgtatatatatatacatatatacatatgtatatatacatatgtatatatatacatatgtatactagggtttaggggttatgattcagggtttagggttaagagatcctagttagcgTTCGAcaagccggttccaacgccgctagaacgagtccaatcggagttcgtttaagtcggttccccactgttccccacttttttagtgttccctaaTGAAcctcacaatatatatatatatatatatatatatatatatatatatatatatatatatatatatagtggagggttcaaatgagaagaatttttttgtaagaagaaaaaagaagaagttttaaccaataagaatgcttcattttacttcatgtaatatttgcatttaactttaatataagggtatattggaaaacttacaaaaatcattaatttgtattcttctcctttaataactaactaaattaaatttgtaactacttttcaaaatatatactttttccaaattaaaaaaccaacttaatttaaagtgtagaataaattactagttgtgtaggataaataagtagttgtgtaggatatatttcgaggtgtgtaggataaatttcgactgtgtaggaaaaattatataatgtgtagggtatatgtaggaaaattttgatatatgtatgttttgtaaattatatgtaggataattaatgattagttgactaattaattaaagagttaaaaattaattatatgagttataaatgaaattttattttactaatatgctctttcttcttttttttctcaCATTAAATTTTTCTCAAATGAAtctccccatatatatatatatatatatatatatatatatatatatatatatatatatatatatatatatatatatatatatatatatatatcacctaAAGCGAAAATTACAACATATCTTATGTTAGTTACAAATGGATGATTGCTAATTTTAGTTCATACATCAATTTAGAACCCAAAATGCCTTCCAATTTGTGGATTTTGGTTTTGAGAAGGGTTTCCCCTTCTTTCTCTTCTCCggtctttgtttttattttctttttaatatgTTAACTTTCTAATTATCCTaatttggtccctcatgtttaggtttttatttttaaaaggccatAGTTTATTCTTATATCATACTTTAACAAATATTTTAACTAGGTTTATTTATCCTAGTTGCCACACTTATAATATTaaccaattatatatatatatatatatatatatatatatatatatatatagaattgcgctaaaatgagaaccaccacgagttgtaagaaccgcgagaaccacaccatccgggtcgccgtttaccacgatttttttttttacaactagatgtgtgtattataaacacagccgtaaaaaaaaatttaaacgccccccccccccgagggggtagttttttacaccacaagtttggtgtaaaaaaaaaaagaaaaaagaaaaaaaaataaaaacaccaaacttgtggtgtgaaaaactaccccctcggggggggggggggtttaaaatttttttttacggctgtgtttataatacacacatctagttgtaaaaaaaaaatcgtggtaaacggcgacccggatggtgtggttctcgcggttcttacaactcgtggtggttctcattttagcggtcccctatatatttatatataaatatatatatatatataaatgatagGATTaagttcaagagtgaacactagtgtagcttgcgaactgagtgaactaatcctggccatacacgtgtgtagatcaatggtcaggatttgatgttgaaatacactagtgtattttacgatttgatgatgagattctggtcatacacgtgtgtagatcaatggccagaatttgttcactcagttcacaaatacaatAGTCTTCACTCTAGAACTCCACCCATTTTCAGGGTGTTACACTAGATCCGCCCTGCTAGGTTGTAGTGGAACTGTTGTTAAAAATCAATTAAATTGCTTAAGATAATATAATACTTCCAAAACAAACAAGGTCACATGTTTTCCTTTCAACATGCCTTTCGGCTTTCTCAAATAATTAGCAAGGACAGCATTTGGACCATTATATATCATGTTGTGTTTGGATTAGAAATATTCAATTTTTTGAAATGATTTTGAATAGATAGATAAATGTTTTCTAAATGCATGGAATAAAATATTTCCAAGtcataaatatatattatttaattaaattttCCAAAAATTTTTACAATGTAAGTTTGGGACTTACGATAACTTTACACCATTGTAAATTTTATATAGAATGTAATTTTTTCCCTAAAATTTTCTGGTGTTATAAATATAAAAAGATTTTTCCTTTTTAAATGAATTATTTATGATTtttatcataataataataataataataataataataataataataataataataataataataataataaataattgtAAAGTTATATCAGTTTGTTTATAGAAacaactaggttagaaccccatgtattatacgggttgaataaatataattttatatattaaataataaaaagttatatctttatgaatcTCGTATATTGTacaggttaaataaatgtaattttatatatcaaataataaaaaatagttatatctttaaaaaccatatgtattacacagattaaataaatgtaattttgtatactaaatactaaaaacgtcgtatctttaaataacccgtgtataatcgggttgaataaatctaccaaataataaaaatatcatatccttaaaaacctcgtatGTTACactgttgaatagatctaaaaaagagttatagctttaaaaaccatatatattacacatattaaataaatgtaattttgtatattaaatactaaaaatgtcgtatctttaaaaaacctgtgtatagtcgggttgaaaaatctaccaaataataaaaaaaattgtatccttaaaacccccgtgtattacacgtgttgattaaatcttattttatatagcaaatgcTAAAAATTTagatctttaaaaacttcgtgtattacacgtgttatataaatgtaacttgtatagtaaataataaaaaaattatatttttaaaaacacgcgttttacacgagttgaataaatataattttgtataccaattaatataaataatatatttttaataaattaggataacatttaatattaatttattatttatatatttaatataagttaagtaggaaagagagatatttgttttaaaaatatattaaactaacaatttagatttgatgataatattttattaaagtacgttaagatttaatattaatttattatttatttatttaattaatataagataagtatagatttgaggataccttctATGAACGACACGTGTACAAaacttgatttcttttattatagtagactaGTAGTAaaacccgtgtgcaaacacgggtggtttTTATAAAATCATGCATACCACATTTTATTAAGTGACGAATCATTATAcattttttaagtttaattaaAAATGGATTATAAAAAAAGAACATCTTTTAAATCACAAATAAAAAAGaacatctttaaaaaaaataacaatcgAGTACACATTGTTCTATGTTCCATAATCGTAAAAGTTTACTCATGTTGACTCAAACGTGTTATTCAACCAGCCCGACCCGCCTATTTCGTCACCTCTAAAACATAGATACAATGGTTCACCCAACAGGGTTGCATCGAAAGTAAAGCAGATCTAAAAACATGCAAAGGAGATAATATCAAAAAAATAAGACTCCAATTCAGATGACTAAATGATCTCATATTTTAACCCATATTTTAAACCAAATCAAACCAAATAGTATCATCAATATTTGTCATAATAATACTTGCCTGATGACAGTTTCATAATTTAACCATACGATCAAACAAATTGTTTTAACCAACAGTTTCTTCATCAATTTTCGTTCTCTCTGGCTCGTCAACCTTAGCGTTGTCAAGACCTACACCAATGCGTTCAACAAAATCATCTCTCCAATCGTTAAATATGTCAATAACTTATCAAAGATTCTACAAATGAAAGAATATATATCTATTCGTGCCCAGTTTGACCAAGTTCAATCTCACTTGGAAAATCAAGAGGTACCTTCATGAACAGATTCATTCATATCAAAATCTGACGGCAAACTACCATCATTTTCATCGTCTGAAGATCCATATTGCTCTTACCTGATTTTATACATTCAGATCAAATCATCAAATTACATATAATACTAAAAACAAATACACATCCATAACGGAACACTGATGACAGTTTCATAATTAACCATACGAACAAACAAATTGTTCTAACCCACAGTTTTAAATGTGTCAACCCATAtgtttaacccaacagtggtttcaaccactgttttctccacaaaacactgttttaacctaacagtggtttcaaccactgttttctccataaaacattgttttaacCCAATAGTGGTTTCAAACCACAGTTTTAACTAACAATGGTTTCAACCACTAttttctccacaaaacactattttaacccaacagtggtttcaacaaACATGAACTAATAAGATAAATTAATGATGCATATAAACACCTGCATGATCGGGGCCCTGGCTTCTTCAGTACGATGAGGAAACTCAATCCTACGATCCAACTGTCCAGAACGCATGAGGGCAGGGTCTAAATTATCAGCACGATTTGTTGTTGTTATCACCTGCATTATCAATAATCTCACTTTGAGTAACAGTTACTTTTTTAGAAACTTCCTATCATCTACCGGTTGTTTTTCATTCTATAGTACCTTAATTCGCTCATCACTGCTGAAACCATCCACCTGATTAAGTAGTTCTAACATAGTTCTCTGGACCACCCTAACTTTCATTAAACTCAACGAATCTCCTCATGAGATTTGAAAATATAATGATAACTATCTCATCAGCTACTGATAGTCTAATATTCTTCACTTCCAACCCACTAACTATTATCTAACACAAATTTTCCTAATTAAATCGATTtttacaaaatgaaaaatctggCTCAGTGTTTCCTATTCCATGCAGGTAACAGAACGGATATATATTAGTTAAGAGGAAAACTCATCACCGATCATTCCCAACATCAACATCACTGTGATCCTCTAACTCTGTATTTTGCATAATTTTGCATCTAAGAAAAGCCACCTACCAGACATCATGGGCGAATACCTACATGTGTTTCAACTTTCAAGTGTCAAAACTTAAGTCTATAATGCTATATAGACTTGCTAAATATGATTCAATTCGATTTGCACAAACCTACCAGACACAAGGATACACAAACCTGCAAATCGATTTGCTAAATAAGATTTAATTTAAACTTAAGTCTATAATGCTATAACTGAGAACGATGAAGACCAAACATGTTGGGTGGCAAATATGGGACTCAAGCCTTTAGCCACAAGACATTTCTTTGTTACATCAATGCTAAGCATATTTAGCGTGTGATAGATTGATTTTTCCTTCCGAACCTTGCAAGAGCAACATGATGAGATTCAGTGATCTATATAAGAATAAATATGTATGCGTGTCTGCATGAAAATGGTAACAAAAAGACTTAAAAGAGACATACCAGCTCACCCACTATTTGTATTGTTTTCATATGGTTTCCAACAGATTCGCACAGTGCAAAAGTCCAGCACCTATTGTTGTTTTTAGCTCAAATAGCTTCCCAGATACCTTAAGTATGATTTGGGGTTGCTTGCCCAAATCTTCAGCAAAAGGATAGCGATTTGCCTCAAACGCTTTACATATCTTGAGAATTTTGCTCTTCGCTTTTTCTCCAGAAAAGAAAACCACAAAAACGTTTTTCTTAACCTTTTCTCCTGAATTAGGATCAATAACAACTTCATCCACAAAAGATTGCCTAAGAAACACATTTCCTCTTGTAGCACGGAATAAGATTATTTCAAAAGCCAAAGATCTTCTTTTAGGCACAAGGCCAGTGAGGAACCCTAATTTCACTTGTTTCCCTTGATCAGCTGTTGAATCCTACACATAAACATCAAACAGAATCATTAACTTCTAGAACCTACACTAAAATATTATGAGAATAAAGGACTTACGTCATAGaaatgtgtaacacctcgtaaaattaCGTCCAATTCAataatgacacgtgtcataaaccctTATTGCAATTAAGAATATCATGAGGGATTAAAATTGTCAAACAATGCAAAGATGCAATTAaaggaccaaaagcgtcaacatgccaaacttgtgcctctgaatgactcTCTATAATGTTCGTATTCATTAGTGAATAAATTGGCAGACACTAAAAGCCGTTTGCGCTTAAAAGTCAAAAGTTACAAAACacagggttaaaagtgtcaacatgttaattttaCCTCTGAGAGGCCTTTTTACGTTCCCGAAAGTTTTGCAATAAATTATTACACCCTCAAGAATATCTGTTAAAGGTTTCATTAAATTTCGGTTCAAAACTTTAATGTAAATTGAAGTTTCGAAGGATAAGGGTTAAAATTGTAAATATCATAATTCTTCTTGCGAGAGCCATTTTCTGTATGCCCAAGACTTGCAAATGCATGGCCACACTCTTTAGGACACCCTTGACCTGTTTACACTGACCATGCATGCTGAAAATGTCAGATTATCGAGTAATTAAAGTGCAGGGACTGAACAtgcaacaaaacaaaacaactttAAAAGTTGTTGCCTCGCGTGGCGCGCCGGGGTCTCCTTCCCCTGGCCCGTGGCGCGACGGAGGTCGTTTTTCAGCAGAACTGGCAGGTGCCCAGCTCTACAATCTGCAACATTTTAAGAATCACGCAAGCCTGTTTTCGAAATCAGGAGCTCAGCCAAAAGTTTTTCATGCATAGGGACACCTGGAATTAATCAAGAAACACTTGTAGACTAAGGTGGAATGATCTTGGAAGATTAAAAATCCTATATAAAGAGCTTCATGTTACAACATTTTACTTGCTCATTGCAACTCACTTCAAGGCCTTCACTGGAGCTTTCTGATCTTCACACAAGTTCTCTTAAGTTCTAAAATCGTgcttaggaccattgtaagtgtccttaacctcctaatTTCAGTTTTAGTTAgtttaatgaccaaaagtcaaacttatcgtAACTAAgttttgacttagtgattaatcactaatggtccagtcatttctcgaattgaaagtggctatgagttggtaattatgtgggtaataaacccttaaaagggcaccctctgatttccactctaactaggtcaattgtcgggtcaaacttaattataaaaagtcaacagaaagcaaattttcaaataaacacataattaacaatcTAGAAGCCATGATACCTGCTTTATCACTTGTATaatttggtaattaatgtaagaacatgtctaagcatgttcaacccgacaattttgagtttaggctcggttcggaaccgaaagtcgcaaaagtaagCTTTTGCTTCgactttcagttttgacccgatttagattattttagaaatgccttaggctTCCACTAGGTCCATGTTCCATATTAGTATAACCCTCTAAGATTATACAACTTGAATCCTAatttatccgattcatttgcatgtttccattataagcctaaatgttgaccattatgtcCTTTTtaccttaaaacgagatttttgaaaacgtgagaggacaaaaacctttattactgaattataaacatgtcctaaaaatttgacatcattttgaggtctagattagaagTTATGCCCAATATCATAATTTAgaaactttttattaattaaacggcataattagcataaagcctatctaaacccaaattttgacaccaaactttttacccactaatgtaatataatattttaggatttttgaggatttttatttatttttaagctgcgcataacatagggttcttgctttaattcggtaattgtcggttataccctttttgctaataaaataagctttacataatattttgataccaaactttttgctactgattttatataataaataaaatattttgaaccttataaactgatcaaaaactcagatttcctattaggacccgaaaatcgcttaaaaccgacttttacgcgttttaaacgcatagtatgggttaaaactatttttggcatataaaacttaatacctactgatgttttaagtaaatttttatactttaaagtaagcaaaagttttaaactcagattcccAAATTTGAcatttaaagcttatgtgaaattaccaaaatgcccttacggtgcatagtttggttataaaagataaatttcacatatatgcaataccttACTATTAtgacttataaaaataaatatttttactgatacttcagtccagaatctcagattaatatttaatccCTTAtacaacctttaaaatgaccaaaatacctctacggggcttaaattgagtttaaattcgtttttggcataatggaaggtatctcaccgatatcacaacatatttaaggcatattaacttaggaaacctgtacatgactcatttggttacccgttatgcattttcgcgttcggtacggtttatgtgactagtttgcataaattgaccgaaacgggtcaaaccttatcattttttatctcaaaatccagaatgtgtttagtttacccatattatacaagtctttaaacttgtcgggtctaaaccacattctaatccggtcttcgcttaatcttgcgttttgaaccgtatatattcctttaaaactaaccggtctaagtttaggcttaattaagacccgttaggaatctaataggttattaaaaccttcgttccagatttaggagcccagtaaaagatacttgcacttgctgaattgtatacggctgggataaattgtataatttgctcaggtaaatacttttaacttattttccgttatacgggcttgggatacggtattataataataccgcttggtcgggagtGTAATtgtttaaatcggattgtgattaatatacTTGCATAactcgttttaatctgttttgtttggtatatggcttttggggggttaatgaccatgtcctggatatcctcggctcattcattgaaatggccacgacttaagcacggggtgtaggcatacacctgacagttgcgtatgtaaaaaTGGTAATCCACAATAAGGAATTTTCCTTGTGGGcgttatacctgtggcgtgtcaattaatcttgtccggctcttc belongs to Helianthus annuus cultivar XRQ/B chromosome 5, HanXRQr2.0-SUNRISE, whole genome shotgun sequence and includes:
- the LOC118492552 gene encoding 26S proteasome regulatory subunit 6A homolog codes for the protein MKVRVVQRTMLELLNQVDGFSSDERIKVITTTNRADNLDPALMRSGQLDRRIEFPHRTEEARAPIMQVRAIWIFRR